ATTTTTAGGTGTCAAAACTTGTTTTGACATTTCAAAAAGCTTTCGGTTTGCCGGAGGTTTGAAACCCTGGAATGGGCAAAAAACTCCCCGCGCCGGCGCACATTTCTATTTAAATAGTGTTGTTCTATAAAGGGCAAAAAGATATAAAGAAAACCTGAAAATCTTCTATAAATGCTATCCAATGACCTGTTCGTAAGGCATGTATCAGAGGCCCTTCAGAAGCAGCAGATGGTTGTTTTTGGGGCTAGATGCTCTGTGAGGTATTCAGGAAGGGCTGAATCATTCTTGCCTTTCGGGGATCGCCTTATTGTGATAAAGACAGATGGCACGATGCTTGTCCACCAGCCAAATGGGGCAGCGCCAGTCAATTACATGAAAGACAGGACAACCCATAGGGTCTATGCAGATGAAGAGCTGGTGAAGATGAAATCACAGAATCTCATTCTGAAGGAATTCATGGAAGTCATGATTGATCAGGTTCATTTTTTGCATACCCAATATATGGATGATGCAGAGAAGATAGTGCTGCAGGGCTCTGAACGTGACATGGCAGACATGATAATGAAGAATCCAGGTCTCATAGAATCTGGATTTGTGCCGGTTTCGCAGGAAGAGCAGACAAAATATGGCTATATCGACGTCATGGGGAATGACAAAGACGGGACATTGGTCATCATCGAATGCAAGAGGTATAGTGTCGGCCTTTCAGCAGTGCAACAGGTACGGCGCTATGTCGAGAAGATCAAGCAGTCAAAGGGGCTTGACAAGGTGCGCGGTATATTAGCTGCACCAAAGATAACACCAAATGCAGAGAAGATGCTATTGGATTGGGGCTTTGAATACAAGCGAGTGGAACCGCCAAAATACCTGGAACAGTTCAATAAGAACCAGATGAGCATCGGTGAATTTCTGAATAATTAGATATTGTCACAATATTCCTATGTTATATGTCATAACAAAATATTTCATTTATCTATTATTTGTTATATTATCTAACAACTAGAAAGGAGATCTCTCCTGAACATCCTTTTAGGAATCATGACTGGCAGGTATCTATATTCTATCTTGACATGATCAAAAAAATCCTTGGCAAGCTCTATCTTTGACAAGGGAACGGCGATGACATTGTCAGAAATCCTTATGCCCTCAATATCCCTTATTACCCCTATGCTTGAACCCCTGCCATTCAAAGCATAATAAAACTTGGTCTTCTGCACATTTGACATTCCTTTTGTTGAATAGATAAAAAATCCCAGTGAAGAGAACCCATATCCATCAGCCAAATATCTGCCTGTAATCAGACTCATCCCCTCAAACAGGATCCCTTCCCTCGCATCAAAATCCGGAGATCTTATAGCCCCTTCAATCTTAGATATCAAAGTGATCCGATGATCAATGACTTCAAGTCTCTTCCTTAACACATATTCCAGGTCTTTGTCAACCTTCTGCTTGAAAACCAAGAGCATATCAATATCGGCTGGCTGTTTCTTTCCTCTCATCATTGAGCCAAACACCAATATATCAGATACTTGACTCTTATGCTCACTGAAGAAAACCCTGCAAACCTTCCTAAACTGAATGTCTTTTGATCTCATCTTCCACCAGACTCCTTATCCTGCTGCAGGTAGGCTTGTCCAATATCTTTGTATAAGTATCACGATAAGTAGAGAATTCCTTGTCAAGGATTGTGTAGCTCTCTGGGAAATATTTCTGGAGCATCCTGAAACGCTCGTTATGATCCTTAGGGGACTGCCCTATCTTCTCGAGAAGGATAAAATCCTCAATAGCAAAAAGGGTCTTGAAATAGAGTATTGTCGCTGATGTGAAATCGCCAGCACTGAACAATATATCTGCACTGCTCTTGAAAGTCAATATGTTCGTCTTCGCCATCACGTTATTAATTATAACATCAAAGGAGTATATATATCTTTTGGTTATATGTGATAACAAAATGGAAACATTTATATATTCATTGTATATACAATAGCTATATGGCTACTGAGATGATAACACTGAAGCTTGATAGGGAATTCTTACGTGATATAGATGAGATGGTGAAGCACAGGCATTACCACAACAGGACAGAGTTCATACGAGAGGCATTACGTGAGAAGCTCACAGCAGAAGAGAAGGAGTATATGCTCGCTCATCTGAAGAAGATACGCGGTTCTGCGAAGAAGAAAGTGACAAAGGAAGAGTATGAAAGAGTGAGAAAGACTGCAGCGGATGATCTGGCAAGGGAGAGAGGTTGGATCAAATAAGGCTTTCTGGTTTCCTGTAATAAGTTATATCCCTTATTTTCTTAAAATGCTTATCACGAGCAATAAGCAGAGATGCACTATCTCTGGA
Above is a genomic segment from Candidatus Woesearchaeota archaeon containing:
- the nucS gene encoding endonuclease NucS, whose translation is MLSNDLFVRHVSEALQKQQMVVFGARCSVRYSGRAESFLPFGDRLIVIKTDGTMLVHQPNGAAPVNYMKDRTTHRVYADEELVKMKSQNLILKEFMEVMIDQVHFLHTQYMDDAEKIVLQGSERDMADMIMKNPGLIESGFVPVSQEEQTKYGYIDVMGNDKDGTLVIIECKRYSVGLSAVQQVRRYVEKIKQSKGLDKVRGILAAPKITPNAEKMLLDWGFEYKRVEPPKYLEQFNKNQMSIGEFLNN
- a CDS encoding ribbon-helix-helix protein, CopG family, whose amino-acid sequence is MATEMITLKLDREFLRDIDEMVKHRHYHNRTEFIREALREKLTAEEKEYMLAHLKKIRGSAKKKVTKEEYERVRKTAADDLARERGWIK